From a single Micromonospora pallida genomic region:
- a CDS encoding VOC family protein, which yields MTPRFDMVGMVTTDLARTLDFYRRLGVDVPPGAENEPHVEVTLPGGVRLAWDTVATVRSFDPDWQPGGGGPRVSLAFRCADPAEVDRYYAELTGAGFTGHLAPWDAFWGQRYAVLHDPEGNGVDLYAPLPD from the coding sequence ATGACACCACGTTTCGACATGGTCGGGATGGTGACCACCGACCTGGCCCGCACCCTGGACTTCTACCGTCGCCTCGGCGTCGACGTGCCGCCCGGCGCGGAGAACGAGCCGCACGTGGAGGTCACCCTGCCCGGCGGGGTCCGGCTGGCCTGGGACACCGTGGCGACGGTGCGCTCCTTCGACCCGGACTGGCAGCCGGGCGGCGGCGGACCCCGGGTGAGCCTGGCGTTCCGCTGCGCCGACCCAGCCGAGGTCGACCGGTACTACGCGGAGCTGACCGGGGCCGGCTTCACCGGCCACCTCGCCCCGTGGGACGCCTTCTGGGGGCAGCGGTACGCCGTCCTGCACGACCCGGAGGGCAACGGCGTGGATCTCTACGCCCCGCTACCGGACTGA
- a CDS encoding citrate synthase produces MTEVKLEHPGGQLSMPVQSAVEGPAGIRAGKLLAETGLVTYDPGFVNTAACSSAITYIDGDAGILRYRGYPIEQLAEKSSFLEVSYLLIYGELPTETQLAEFSERIRRHSMLHEEMRRFFDGFPRDAHPMAVLSSAVSAISTFYQDSLDPFDAEHVEMSTVRLMAKVPTIASYAHKKSIGQAMLYPDNSLGYVDNFLRMTFGVPAEPYDVDPVMARVLDMLFILHADHEQNCSTSTVRLVGSSNANLFASVSAGVNALFGPLHGGANQAVLEMLQRIQADGGDVQSFVRKVKDKADGVKLMGFGHRVYKNYDPRAAIVKKAAQDVLGRMAKPDPLLDLAMQLEEIALADDFFVSRKLYPNVDFYTGLIYKAMGFPTKMFTVLFALGRLPGWIAQWREMIGDPETKIGRPRQLYTGAAERSYVPREER; encoded by the coding sequence ATGACGGAAGTCAAGCTCGAACACCCCGGTGGGCAGCTTTCGATGCCGGTGCAGTCCGCAGTCGAAGGTCCCGCCGGAATCCGGGCCGGTAAGTTGCTGGCGGAGACCGGGCTCGTCACGTACGACCCCGGCTTCGTCAACACCGCGGCCTGCTCCTCGGCGATCACCTACATCGACGGTGACGCCGGCATCCTGCGGTACCGGGGCTACCCGATCGAGCAACTGGCTGAGAAGTCCTCCTTCCTGGAGGTCTCCTACCTGCTCATCTACGGCGAGCTGCCGACCGAGACCCAGCTCGCCGAGTTCAGCGAGCGGATCCGCCGGCACTCGATGCTGCACGAGGAGATGCGGCGCTTCTTCGACGGCTTCCCGCGCGACGCGCACCCGATGGCGGTGCTCTCCTCGGCGGTGAGCGCCATCTCGACCTTCTACCAGGACAGCCTGGACCCGTTCGACGCCGAGCACGTGGAGATGTCCACCGTCCGGTTGATGGCCAAGGTCCCCACCATCGCCTCGTACGCACACAAGAAGTCCATCGGGCAGGCGATGCTCTACCCGGACAACTCGCTCGGCTACGTGGACAACTTCCTCCGGATGACCTTCGGGGTCCCGGCCGAGCCGTACGACGTCGACCCGGTGATGGCCCGCGTGCTGGACATGCTCTTCATCCTGCACGCCGACCACGAGCAGAACTGCTCGACGTCCACGGTCCGCCTGGTCGGCTCCAGCAACGCCAACCTGTTCGCCTCGGTCTCGGCCGGGGTGAACGCGCTTTTCGGCCCGCTGCACGGCGGCGCCAACCAGGCGGTGCTGGAGATGCTCCAGCGCATCCAGGCCGACGGCGGTGACGTACAGTCCTTCGTCCGCAAGGTCAAGGACAAGGCCGACGGGGTCAAGCTGATGGGCTTCGGCCACCGGGTCTACAAGAACTACGACCCGCGCGCCGCCATCGTGAAGAAGGCCGCCCAGGACGTGCTCGGCCGGATGGCCAAGCCGGACCCGCTGCTCGACCTCGCGATGCAGCTCGAGGAGATCGCCCTCGCCGACGACTTCTTCGTCTCCCGCAAGCTCTACCCGAACGTGGACTTCTACACCGGCCTCATCTACAAGGCCATGGGTTTCCCCACCAAGATGTTCACGGTGCTCTTCGCGCTCGGCCGGTTGCCCGGCTGGATCGCCCAGTGGCGCGAGATGATCGGTGACCCGGAGACCAAGATCGGCCGTCCGCGTCAGCTCTACACCGGCGCCGCGGAGCGCTCCTACGTACCGCGCGAGGAGCGCTGA
- a CDS encoding glycosyltransferase family 4 protein — MTTPRAGDHLASPSDRACRPTLSSRPQVPQPAGSTSRPRRILMLSWEYPPVLVGGLGRHVHALSVALAAAGHEVTVVTRHAEGAPLEEYADGVRIVRAAEDPVTFPLATGSLLAWTMAFNHTLTRAALRAAESGSYDVVHAHDWLVAHTAMTLRDHLDVPLVSTIHATEAGRHQGWLPEEMNRTIHAVEHWLSNESGRVIVCSGYMRDEVSGLFGVPAGRVDVVPNGVEPHRWKAPVAAVAAARRRFAGDGPLVTFAGRLVYEKGVQHLLAGLPRLRDRHPGLRAVIVGDGPYRGELEAEVHRLGLADTVSLPGFLGGTDLPAVMAASDCFAVPSIYEPFGMVALEGAAAGAPLAVSATGGLAEIVEPGVTGMTFRPQDPESLSAAVDALLSDTERARMLARRARVLVHEQYGWAAIAQRTAATYATAMAGSSSFTAEQAAQRMAYGRPAAPPVHDGNLLAAAGLR, encoded by the coding sequence GTGACGACCCCGCGGGCCGGCGACCACCTCGCGAGCCCCTCGGACCGGGCCTGCCGGCCCACCCTCTCCTCCCGCCCCCAGGTCCCGCAGCCTGCCGGGTCCACGTCCCGTCCCCGCCGGATCCTGATGCTCTCCTGGGAGTACCCGCCGGTGCTCGTCGGCGGGCTCGGCCGGCACGTGCACGCCCTGTCGGTGGCCCTGGCCGCCGCCGGGCACGAGGTCACCGTCGTCACCCGGCACGCCGAGGGCGCTCCGCTGGAGGAGTACGCCGACGGCGTGCGGATCGTCCGGGCGGCCGAGGACCCGGTGACCTTCCCGCTGGCCACCGGTTCGCTGCTGGCCTGGACGATGGCGTTCAACCACACCCTCACCCGGGCCGCGCTGCGCGCCGCCGAGTCCGGTTCGTACGACGTGGTGCACGCCCACGACTGGCTGGTCGCGCACACCGCGATGACCCTCCGGGACCACCTGGACGTGCCGCTGGTGAGCACGATCCACGCCACCGAGGCGGGCCGGCACCAGGGCTGGCTGCCGGAGGAGATGAACCGCACCATCCACGCGGTCGAGCACTGGCTGAGCAACGAGTCCGGCCGGGTGATCGTCTGCTCCGGGTACATGCGGGACGAGGTGAGCGGGCTGTTCGGCGTGCCCGCCGGGCGGGTCGACGTGGTGCCCAACGGGGTCGAGCCGCACCGCTGGAAGGCTCCGGTGGCGGCGGTCGCCGCCGCCCGTCGCCGGTTCGCCGGGGACGGGCCGCTGGTCACCTTCGCCGGCCGGCTGGTCTACGAGAAGGGCGTGCAGCACCTGCTCGCCGGCCTGCCCCGGCTGCGGGACCGGCACCCCGGGCTGCGCGCGGTGATCGTCGGCGACGGCCCGTACCGGGGTGAGCTGGAGGCCGAGGTGCACCGGCTCGGCCTGGCCGACACGGTCAGCCTGCCCGGTTTCCTCGGCGGGACCGACCTGCCCGCGGTGATGGCCGCGTCGGACTGCTTCGCGGTGCCGAGCATCTACGAGCCGTTCGGCATGGTGGCCCTGGAGGGGGCGGCGGCCGGCGCGCCGCTGGCGGTGTCCGCCACCGGTGGCCTCGCCGAGATCGTCGAGCCCGGGGTGACCGGCATGACCTTCCGCCCGCAGGACCCGGAGTCGCTCAGCGCGGCGGTCGACGCGCTGCTGTCGGACACCGAGCGCGCCCGGATGCTGGCCCGCCGGGCCCGCGTCCTGGTGCACGAGCAGTACGGCTGGGCGGCCATCGCGCAGCGGACCGCGGCCACCTACGCCACCGCCATGGCCGGCTCCTCGTCGTTCACCGCCGAGCAGGCCGCCCAGCGGATGGCGTACGGCCGCCCGGCCGCGCCCCCGGTGCACGACGGCAACCTGCTCGCCGCCGCCGGTCTGCGCTGA
- a CDS encoding class I SAM-dependent methyltransferase, translating to MTIPDTGLRTEPGSFRDPTNQVFHLGGDVLRGLDEQAARDYRTLAGTEFFRTLLAAGKVCGTEPVDPLPGVPWTTVLRHERIPFVSHPYEWSFGMLRDAALLHLEILRAALDHGFTLKDGSAYNVQWRGVEPVFIDVGSFEPVREGEPWAGYRQFCQTLLYPLLLQAHLGVDFQPWLRARVDGIEADQLRPLFRGVRRLLPGVPTHVHLHAAMQRRHATASTAAVRDQLRAAGYSRELALATVRGLTRLVERLDHPATESHWADYQRTCGYSAEDRAAKERFVEAALAAGPRPRLALDLGANDGRYARLAARLADQVVAVEQDPGVVDRLYRRLRADREGRVLPLVMDLADPSPGGGWRGVERASFTDRADADVVLALAVVHHLAIGRNVPLPEVVDCLVGLTRPGGRIVAEFVHPDDPMARRLSANKPVGLFPDYRTEVFERLLGARCRIVRRLDLPSGTRTLYLGIVGD from the coding sequence ATGACGATCCCCGACACCGGACTCCGGACCGAGCCCGGCTCCTTCCGTGACCCGACCAACCAGGTGTTCCACCTCGGCGGCGACGTGCTGCGCGGCCTCGACGAGCAGGCCGCCCGGGACTACCGGACCCTGGCCGGTACGGAGTTCTTCCGGACCCTGCTCGCCGCCGGCAAGGTCTGCGGCACCGAACCGGTCGACCCGCTGCCCGGCGTGCCTTGGACGACCGTGCTGCGGCACGAACGGATCCCGTTCGTCTCCCACCCGTACGAGTGGTCGTTCGGCATGCTGCGCGACGCCGCGCTGCTGCACCTGGAGATCCTCCGCGCCGCCCTCGACCACGGGTTCACCCTGAAGGACGGCTCGGCCTACAACGTCCAGTGGCGCGGCGTGGAGCCGGTCTTCATCGACGTGGGGTCGTTCGAGCCGGTCCGGGAGGGCGAACCCTGGGCGGGTTACCGGCAGTTCTGCCAGACGTTGCTCTACCCGCTGCTGCTCCAGGCCCATCTCGGCGTGGACTTCCAGCCCTGGCTGCGGGCCCGGGTCGACGGCATCGAGGCCGACCAGCTCCGGCCGCTGTTCCGGGGCGTCCGCCGCCTGCTGCCCGGCGTGCCGACCCACGTGCACCTGCACGCGGCGATGCAGCGGCGACACGCCACCGCCAGCACCGCCGCCGTTCGCGACCAGCTCCGCGCCGCCGGGTACTCCCGGGAACTGGCGCTGGCCACCGTCCGGGGCCTCACCCGGCTCGTCGAGCGGCTGGACCACCCGGCGACGGAGAGCCACTGGGCGGACTACCAGCGCACCTGTGGCTACTCGGCGGAGGACCGGGCCGCCAAGGAACGCTTCGTCGAGGCCGCGCTGGCGGCCGGGCCACGGCCCCGGCTCGCCCTCGACCTCGGAGCCAACGACGGCCGGTACGCCCGGCTCGCCGCCCGGCTCGCCGACCAGGTGGTCGCCGTCGAACAGGACCCCGGGGTCGTCGACCGGCTCTACCGGCGGCTGCGCGCCGACCGGGAGGGTCGCGTCCTGCCCCTGGTGATGGACCTCGCCGACCCGTCGCCCGGAGGGGGTTGGCGCGGGGTCGAACGGGCCTCCTTCACCGACCGGGCCGACGCCGACGTCGTACTCGCCCTCGCGGTCGTGCACCACCTGGCGATCGGACGCAACGTGCCCCTGCCCGAGGTGGTCGACTGCCTGGTCGGGCTGACCCGTCCCGGCGGGCGGATCGTGGCGGAGTTCGTGCACCCCGACGACCCGATGGCGCGGCGGCTGTCGGCCAACAAGCCGGTGGGCCTGTTCCCGGACTACCGGACCGAGGTGTTCGAGCGGCTGCTCGGCGCGCGGTGTCGGATCGTCCGTCGCCTCGACCTGCCCTCCGGGACCCGGACCCTGTACCTCGGGATCGTGGGTGACTGA